The genomic stretch CTGACTCCACGGGCTGAGAATCTTCACTGGCGCCATCTGCTTCAATTGAATGGGCCCACTCCTGAGCAATGTAGGACGCCAGGATGGCGGCGTGACTGAGGTTGATACTGGGGAACTCCCCAAAGGTGGGAAGGCTGGCCCGGTAGTTCACGAACTTAAGATCCTCGGCAGAGAGGCCGTCGTCTTCAGGGCCCAAAATTAAATATACAGGTAGAGGCACAGTCTCCGGCGGATCAACAGGAATTCGCGACAGGACTTCAGGAAGAGGTAGGGCACTGCGGAGCTTGCCATCCCTGCGCGTGAGGCCGATTCGAATGCCTCGGCCTTCTTGCGAATAAAACTCCTCCCAGGAAGAATAAGTGAGACGTCTCTCCAAAAAATCTTGGGCCCCGGCAGCGCCTTGGCGAGCCTTGGAATTAACCTCGCACTGGGGATCGACCAAAATAAGTCGATGAAATCCCATATTTCCCATGACCCGGGCTGTAGCTCCCAGATTGGTAGGGTAAATAGTTCGCACCAGTACAAGGTTGAGTTCGACTAACATGGCATCGTTTTAGCCAGTCGGATGCCTTCGGCTATACAGCTCTGCACGTCTTCAGAGCGGGGGGGGTTCTCAACTAGATTTTTTTCTATTCGTTTTGCAATGTCATGTAGGTCGAGCTGTAGAGCCAGCTCCAGAAGTTCCACTCCCATGAGCCACTTGCCGGCGTAATCCTCCAAATATCGAGCCACAAGTCCCTGGAGTTGATCAGCCCGCGCAGTGCCGGTGCTTGTGTTATTTCGGAGGTCTCGAATACTTTGGTAAAAATCAAACTCTCTTAGGCGCTCAGGACTTCTTTCCTTTGATGGCACACGTTTGGCGACAAAGTCATCCAGATTGCCGTAGGAGGTTCGATCGGCGGGTCCGCCAAAGACAGAGGGAATGGTACAGCCAACGGCCATATCGAAGACCCCCCAGCCCGGCTCAAACAAAACCTGGTCTTTATTTTTAACAGTACAATCATTGAAGGCGATGACTACAATTTGGCCATTGCCTCGCAGGATACTCTTGATCTGCCCTTCGACCCAAATGCCACTTGCAAACTCAAGGCGAGTTTTTTGGCCAATCACAATTCCCAAGCGAATTAGGTCCTGGCTGTCCATGGCGGATAGGCATTTAGCCTCGTTCTTAAGTAATCCGACCGGTGATCCAAATCCTTCTTTGTGATAGGTCGTACCATGCCCATCCAGTTCTCGGCGATTAAGACTCAGTTGGGCGGGCCCTTGAAAGCGAACATATGTAGGCTCATCCTGTCCCGCAACCTGACCATGCAGATACTCAACCAAGACACCTGAAACTTGTAGGCCCGAATTGAACTCTACCGTATTGACAGTCTTGGCCTGTACAGCCTTTTCCAATCCAACCAGGCCACCTTGGCGAAACGCCATGCGATGAGCAAGTTCGCCAAGAACGGTCTCAAGAGTTTCAAAGGTGGGTGTCACAAACAGCTGTGGCTGCTGTTCGGTGATGTCGTATGAGTAGTCCAAACAATGAACGGTGAGAGGAATTTTTTTGACCTTGGGCTTTAGACATTCTTTAGATTCACCAACTGAGGACAGCAATCCTGCGCCAAAGATTTTTGGTTCATTCACATCACCAATCAATCCGTACTCAGCCGTCCACCAGTTCATTCGTCCTAGATAAGCGGCTTCGCTGTTGTAGGAAATGGCTGAAGTGGCTTTATCCAAAAGGCGGCCCGCCTCAGCGACCTGATCAGGGGTGCTGGTGGGGTCTTCTTTAGTGTCACTGAGAACACGGATGGCTTCGTACTGATCCATGTCCTCTTTACTGATAATGGCTTTACTTGCGACCTCTCCATATCGCTTAAGATATCGAGCAAAGGCCGGATCGACCAAAATGGGCGCGTGACCTGCCGCCTCATGGACGATGTCCGGAGCGGGAGTGTAAAGAACGTGATCGACGGTGCGCATATCGCTGGCGATCGGCAGAATACCCAAGGACTGAAACTCCATAAAAGCTGCTGGTGGAATAAATCCACTCACCGGCAGAGCCGACCAACCGAATTCCCGCAGTTTTGCATCCATGTCTGAAATGCGTGGGATTTCTTCACTGGTAATGCCGGTCTTGGCAAGGCCATCAACATAGCAGGGGTGGGCATACTCGGACAGGTAGTCGATGAGTCGACGCATAATGTAGCGCCACACGGACTGGTCCTCTGACGTGTATCTCTCGTAATCTTGATCTACCACATACTTTTTGAGGTGATCAGGAATTCTGACATTCTTGACCTTGGAACTGGACACCACAATCTCCTTTTTCGCCCTTATAAATACGGATCAGATTGAACCAGATAGTTTTCTACATAATCGGCAACACCTTTTTCCAGGGACCATTGGGGCTGACTCAGGCCTTCGGCAAAAGCCTTTTCCATATTAGCTTCTGTGAAATACTGGTACTGGTCGCGGATATCAACAGGAACATCTATCCACTCAATTTTCAGCTTCTGTCCCAAGGAGGAAAAAACTGCTTGAGCGAGGTCCAGCCAAGTCCGTGCTTTGCCAAATCCCTGGTTGTAAATCCCGTTGCGAATGCCGCCTTTGGACTCATAGATTTCAACCATCCAACGAGTGATATCTTTAACATAAACAAAATCGCGGAGTTGTTTGCCGTCCTCATAGTTTGCATTGTGCGATTTAAATAGGCGAAGTTGTCCGGTCTCTTCAATTTGCTGAAATGCCTTAAATGCCACACTTGCCATCGGACCTTTGTGATACTCGTTCGGTCCATAGACGTTAAAAAAGCGCAGTCCTTGCCAGTGGGGGGGGTGGCTTTCCTGTTTTAGAGCCCAAATATCAAAATCAAGCTTGGACTTTCCATAAAGATTAAGGGGGGTGAAGGACTCGGGGTCTGTTCGGTCGCAAAATCCCTGGGAGCCGTCCCCGTAGACAGCGCCACTACTGGCATATTGAAAGGGAATTTGGTGTTTGGTGCAAAACTCAAATAGGTGACGGGTGTACTCGGTATTATTTTTTCTTAAGTATTCGGCATTTTTCTCGGTAGTTGAGGAGCAGGCGCCCATGTGAAAGACAGCCTCAAGATCTTTGGCTACGGTCGAGAGATGTGAGGTGAGGTGATCGGCCGGGACAAAGTCCTTAAAGGTTCGCTTCCGCAGGTGGTCCGATCTGTCTTTGGGCTCAATATGGTCAGAGACGAGCAGGTCCGTACGTCCTCTCTGGTTGAGTTCCCATACCAACGCACTACCAATAAAGCCTGTGGCCCCTGTCACCAGAATCATAATCCACTCCTTGGGGGTAGCCTTATCATTATTATGGGAGAATGCGAACTAAATATCTTCCTTGTGGCCGTCAACTAAGGTCAGGAAGGACTCAATCAGATGACGATTTCTGCCGGGGATTTGGGGCTCAGTGGCAGAGGAGGCCTGGTCAGGTCGAATGCTCTGATTAATGATGAACTCGTCCATGACCTGCTGAATCTCAGAGTTGGAAAACCCAGCTTTC from Pseudobdellovibrionaceae bacterium encodes the following:
- a CDS encoding TrmH family RNA methyltransferase, whose protein sequence is MLVELNLVLVRTIYPTNLGATARVMGNMGFHRLILVDPQCEVNSKARQGAAGAQDFLERRLTYSSWEEFYSQEGRGIRIGLTRRDGKLRSALPLPEVLSRIPVDPPETVPLPVYLILGPEDDGLSAEDLKFVNYRASLPTFGEFPSINLSHAAILASYIAQEWAHSIEADGASEDSQPVESGGVDDNEKGRKLFFPDQSIRDWLVAMGFDLEKRRSSAYITLKRILLHNLPTDNELKVLEAILQQNIRKLREK
- a CDS encoding aromatic amino acid hydroxylase codes for the protein MSSSKVKNVRIPDHLKKYVVDQDYERYTSEDQSVWRYIMRRLIDYLSEYAHPCYVDGLAKTGITSEEIPRISDMDAKLREFGWSALPVSGFIPPAAFMEFQSLGILPIASDMRTVDHVLYTPAPDIVHEAAGHAPILVDPAFARYLKRYGEVASKAIISKEDMDQYEAIRVLSDTKEDPTSTPDQVAEAGRLLDKATSAISYNSEAAYLGRMNWWTAEYGLIGDVNEPKIFGAGLLSSVGESKECLKPKVKKIPLTVHCLDYSYDITEQQPQLFVTPTFETLETVLGELAHRMAFRQGGLVGLEKAVQAKTVNTVEFNSGLQVSGVLVEYLHGQVAGQDEPTYVRFQGPAQLSLNRRELDGHGTTYHKEGFGSPVGLLKNEAKCLSAMDSQDLIRLGIVIGQKTRLEFASGIWVEGQIKSILRGNGQIVVIAFNDCTVKNKDQVLFEPGWGVFDMAVGCTIPSVFGGPADRTSYGNLDDFVAKRVPSKERSPERLREFDFYQSIRDLRNNTSTGTARADQLQGLVARYLEDYAGKWLMGVELLELALQLDLHDIAKRIEKNLVENPPRSEDVQSCIAEGIRLAKTMPC
- the rfaD gene encoding ADP-glyceromanno-heptose 6-epimerase, which produces MILVTGATGFIGSALVWELNQRGRTDLLVSDHIEPKDRSDHLRKRTFKDFVPADHLTSHLSTVAKDLEAVFHMGACSSTTEKNAEYLRKNNTEYTRHLFEFCTKHQIPFQYASSGAVYGDGSQGFCDRTDPESFTPLNLYGKSKLDFDIWALKQESHPPHWQGLRFFNVYGPNEYHKGPMASVAFKAFQQIEETGQLRLFKSHNANYEDGKQLRDFVYVKDITRWMVEIYESKGGIRNGIYNQGFGKARTWLDLAQAVFSSLGQKLKIEWIDVPVDIRDQYQYFTEANMEKAFAEGLSQPQWSLEKGVADYVENYLVQSDPYL